Proteins from a single region of Allocatelliglobosispora scoriae:
- a CDS encoding LacI family DNA-binding transcriptional regulator, with protein sequence MKRPTIADVAREAGVSKGAVSYALNGLPGVSETTRQRILATADSLGFRANSAARALAGAASKVVGLTLHRPPKTLGLEPFFMELISGLEAELSIHSYALLLQMVTDHDSEIAAYRRWWSDRSVDGVLVCDVRTGDERIAALAGLGLPAVVIGPPSASGPLASIWSDDGVSLIEAVEYLAALGHKRIARVGGISGLVHTAIRTETFAATGTRLGLTTVTVPTDYTGEDGARATRRLLSSPSRPTALIYDNDIMAIAGLAVAQEMGLAVPGDLSIIAWDDSPICRLVHPPLTAMTRDISAYGTHAARLLLSAIDGKPVTSMHDEPAHLTPRGSTAPPKS encoded by the coding sequence GTGAAACGACCCACCATCGCCGACGTCGCGCGGGAGGCCGGTGTCTCCAAGGGTGCCGTCTCCTACGCGCTCAACGGCCTGCCCGGCGTCTCCGAGACGACCCGGCAGCGGATCCTCGCCACCGCCGACTCCCTCGGTTTCCGCGCCAACAGCGCCGCCCGGGCCCTCGCCGGCGCCGCCTCCAAGGTGGTCGGCCTGACCCTGCACCGGCCGCCCAAGACCCTCGGTCTCGAACCCTTCTTCATGGAGCTCATCAGCGGCCTCGAAGCCGAGCTGTCGATCCACTCCTACGCGCTGCTGCTGCAGATGGTGACCGACCACGACTCGGAGATCGCCGCCTATCGGCGCTGGTGGAGCGACCGCAGCGTCGACGGCGTCCTCGTCTGCGACGTGCGGACCGGCGACGAGCGGATCGCCGCGCTCGCCGGGCTCGGGCTGCCCGCCGTCGTGATCGGCCCGCCGAGCGCCAGCGGGCCGCTCGCCAGCATCTGGTCCGACGACGGCGTCTCGCTCATCGAGGCGGTGGAGTATCTGGCGGCGCTGGGGCACAAGCGGATCGCCCGGGTCGGCGGCATCTCCGGCCTCGTGCACACCGCCATCCGCACGGAGACCTTCGCCGCGACCGGGACCCGGCTGGGCCTGACGACCGTCACGGTCCCGACCGACTACACCGGTGAGGACGGCGCCCGCGCCACGCGCCGCCTGCTCAGCTCGCCCAGCAGGCCGACCGCGCTGATCTATGACAACGACATCATGGCGATCGCCGGGCTCGCCGTGGCGCAGGAGATGGGGCTCGCCGTCCCCGGCGACCTGTCGATCATCGCGTGGGACGACTCACCGATCTGCCGCCTCGTCCACCCGCCGCTGACGGCGATGACCCGCGACATCTCCGCGTACGGCACGCACGCGGCCCGGCTGCTGCTCTCGGCGATCGACGGCAAGCCGGTGACGAGCATGCACGACGAGCCCGCGCACCTCACCCCGCGCGGCAGCACCGCACCGCCTAAATCGTGA
- a CDS encoding endonuclease produces the protein MNLEKLASSGLRRLVATLGVAVVIGASVVSGSASAAPGITVATALATQNGSSAAVTGFIVGQPTATSTVIRSGFTADTAIAIADAVTETNTARILYVQVTAAYRSAFGLQSNPGLLGRSVTVTGTLTAYFAHGGLKDPTAMVLGGTTPPSPTPSPTGSTPPGGPYDQTYYKNAVGKSGSALRSALHTIIKVQTKLTYEQVWDALKSTDQDPANANNVILLYTGVSQSKSSNGGGVSDWNREHVWAKSHGDFGTATGPGTDVHHLRPSNVSVNSTRGNKDFDIGGSAVSGAPGNYTDADSFEPRNADKGDVARMIMYMAIRYEGEDGWPNLEMNSSTSNGSAPYIGKLSVLLQWNLQDPPSTFEKTRNQKIYDSWQGNRNPFIDHPEWATAIWG, from the coding sequence ATGAATCTCGAGAAGCTGGCATCGTCCGGCCTACGGAGGCTGGTGGCGACCCTCGGTGTCGCTGTCGTCATTGGAGCGTCCGTGGTGTCCGGGTCAGCTTCGGCGGCTCCGGGCATCACCGTCGCCACCGCGCTGGCCACACAGAACGGCAGCTCCGCGGCGGTGACCGGCTTCATCGTCGGCCAGCCCACCGCCACCAGCACCGTCATCCGCTCCGGTTTCACCGCTGACACCGCGATCGCGATCGCGGACGCGGTGACCGAGACGAACACGGCGCGCATCCTCTACGTGCAGGTCACCGCGGCCTACCGCAGCGCATTCGGCCTGCAGAGCAACCCCGGGCTGCTGGGGCGCTCGGTGACGGTGACGGGCACGCTCACGGCGTACTTCGCCCATGGCGGCCTGAAGGATCCGACCGCGATGGTCCTCGGCGGCACGACGCCGCCGAGCCCGACCCCGAGCCCGACCGGGAGCACCCCGCCCGGCGGCCCCTACGACCAGACCTATTACAAGAACGCGGTCGGCAAGTCCGGTTCGGCGCTGCGCTCCGCGCTGCACACCATCATCAAGGTGCAGACGAAGCTCACCTACGAGCAGGTGTGGGACGCGCTGAAGTCGACCGACCAGGACCCCGCCAACGCCAACAACGTGATCCTGCTCTACACCGGCGTGTCGCAGAGCAAGTCGTCCAACGGCGGCGGTGTCAGCGACTGGAACCGCGAGCACGTCTGGGCCAAGTCGCACGGCGACTTCGGCACGGCGACCGGGCCCGGCACCGACGTGCACCACCTGCGTCCGTCCAATGTGTCGGTCAACTCCACCCGCGGCAACAAGGACTTCGACATCGGCGGCAGCGCGGTCAGCGGCGCACCCGGCAACTACACCGACGCCGACTCCTTCGAGCCCCGCAACGCCGACAAGGGCGACGTCGCCCGCATGATCATGTATATGGCGATCCGCTACGAGGGCGAGGACGGCTGGCCCAACCTGGAGATGAACTCCTCGACCAGCAACGGCTCGGCGCCCTACATCGGCAAGCTGTCGGTGCTGCTGCAGTGGAACCTGCAGGACCCGCCGTCGACCTTCGAGAAGACGCGCAACCAGAAGATCTACGACTCGTGGCAGGGCAACCGCAACCCGTTCATCGACCACCCCGAGTGGGCCACCGCCATCTGGGGGTGA
- a CDS encoding lytic polysaccharide monooxygenase has translation MRKRMAITLASVIAVLASLLVTIPAQAHGYISSPPSRQANCAQGRVTNCGDIVWEPQSVEAPKGSMQCNGGGSRFAVLNDNSKAWPAASVGNNVTFNWVLTARHRTSTWEYFVGGTRIAVFDDHGAQPGPTVTHNVSLGGRTGRILLLARWNVYDTAMAFYSCVDLQVGGGGTTPPSTPPSTPPTSPSPQPSSSPPPPAGGTWAAGTTYAVGATVTYGGLSYRCLQGHTAIAGWEPPNVPALWQRI, from the coding sequence ATGCGAAAACGGATGGCCATCACCCTGGCCTCAGTAATCGCCGTCCTGGCATCGCTGTTGGTGACGATCCCCGCGCAAGCGCACGGGTACATCTCGTCCCCGCCCAGCCGCCAGGCCAACTGCGCACAGGGACGCGTCACCAACTGCGGTGACATCGTCTGGGAGCCCCAGAGCGTGGAAGCGCCCAAGGGTTCCATGCAGTGCAACGGAGGCGGCAGCCGCTTCGCCGTCCTCAACGACAACAGCAAGGCGTGGCCCGCCGCATCGGTCGGCAACAACGTCACGTTCAACTGGGTCCTGACGGCCCGGCACCGCACCAGCACGTGGGAGTACTTCGTCGGCGGCACTCGCATCGCCGTCTTCGACGACCACGGCGCGCAGCCAGGACCGACCGTGACGCACAACGTCAGCCTGGGTGGGCGGACCGGCCGCATCCTGCTGCTGGCGCGGTGGAACGTCTACGACACGGCCATGGCGTTCTACTCCTGTGTCGACCTTCAGGTCGGCGGCGGCGGAACCACGCCGCCCAGCACTCCCCCGTCGACGCCTCCCACGTCGCCGAGTCCTCAGCCGAGCAGCAGCCCGCCGCCGCCCGCCGGTGGCACCTGGGCGGCCGGCACCACCTACGCGGTCGGCGCGACCGTGACCTACGGCGGTCTCAGCTACCGCTGCCTGCAGGGTCACACCGCCATCGCCGGCTGGGAGCCGCCGAACGTCCCGGCGCTCTGGCAGAGGATCTGA
- a CDS encoding PPOX class F420-dependent oxidoreductase has product MSFSDEIRRSKQVNLTTFRKDGTGVATPVWHVVDGDELFIISEAEAWKVKRIRKNSRVLITACDIRGKVAPGAEPIEGRARLLDDAGTQAARKLVAQRYIMSRLGNWFSRVLHLRKAPVIGIAVTI; this is encoded by the coding sequence ATGAGCTTCAGCGATGAGATCCGCCGCAGCAAGCAGGTCAACCTCACGACTTTCCGCAAGGACGGCACCGGGGTCGCCACGCCCGTCTGGCACGTCGTCGACGGCGATGAGCTCTTCATCATCTCCGAGGCCGAGGCGTGGAAGGTCAAGCGGATCCGCAAGAACAGCCGGGTGCTGATCACGGCCTGCGACATCCGCGGCAAGGTCGCGCCGGGCGCCGAGCCCATCGAGGGCCGGGCCCGCCTGCTCGACGACGCCGGGACGCAGGCAGCGCGGAAGCTGGTCGCCCAGCGTTACATCATGTCGCGGCTCGGCAACTGGTTCAGCCGCGTCCTCCACCTGCGCAAAGCGCCCGTCATCGGCATCGCCGTCACGATTTAG
- a CDS encoding DEAD/DEAH box helicase, with protein MTSPAESYADSQRRGAQAAEFPALTDFIGELSFELDDFQLQSCQALERGSGVLVCAPTGAGKTVVGEFAVHLALRQGRKCFYTTPIKALSNQKFHDLIDRYGPEKVGLLTGDNAINGDAPIVVMTTEVLRNMLYAGSSTLEGLSFVVMDEVHYLADRFRGAVWEEVIIHLSQSVTLVSLSATVSNAEEFAEWLKTVRGKTEVIVSEHRPVPLWQHMLVNKRMFDLFHDADAARAHDVHPELLRYTRESLRRLELSGGLDKRGPRGRGRRNVGPPRQDIVERLDNEGLLPAILFIFSRAACDAAVQQCLQAGLRLTSPDEKVEIRALVERRMSSIPTEDLSALGYWEWLDGLERGLAAHHAGLLPIFKEIVEDLFVRGLVKAVFATETLALGINMPARCVVLERLVKFNGEAHVDLTPGEYTQLTGRAGRRGIDVEGHAVVVWTPEVDPRHVAGLASTRTYPLRSSFRPSYNMAVNLVGSVGADRARDLLESSFAQFQADASVVGVARQVQKSLETQAAYAHEASCHLGDFSEYFALRVAIGDREKAITRQSQASRRDQVAISLSALKVGDVIRVPAGRHGGLAIVLEAGTAGFGEPRPLLLTEDRWAGRLAAGEFPHPVEVLERVRVPKNFNHRNPGERRDLAASMRGLGLERGAGRRAKPKSGGEDRELTRLRHDMRKHPCHQCPDREDHARWAERAHRLLRETDALREKVASRTGSLARTFDRICSILADRGYLAADGTVTAAGKMLARIWTEADLLVAECLRDGVFEGLPPAELAAVVSTVLYEARRETDERIGLPRGPVTTAVEEILARHRNIAEDELERGLDATREPDLGFVWPIYRWARGETLAKVLASGTMDGEMPAGDFVRWARQVVDLLGQLAEASGVSAEVRGSARQAIALVNRGVLAYTAMA; from the coding sequence ATGACGAGCCCCGCCGAGAGTTATGCCGATTCCCAGCGACGCGGGGCACAGGCCGCGGAGTTCCCGGCATTGACGGACTTCATCGGCGAGCTCTCGTTCGAGCTCGACGACTTCCAGCTGCAGTCCTGCCAGGCGCTGGAGCGGGGCTCCGGCGTGCTGGTCTGCGCGCCGACCGGTGCGGGCAAGACGGTGGTCGGCGAGTTCGCGGTGCACCTGGCCCTGCGGCAGGGTCGCAAGTGCTTCTACACGACCCCGATCAAGGCGTTGTCCAACCAGAAGTTCCACGACCTCATCGACCGCTACGGTCCGGAGAAGGTCGGCCTGCTCACCGGCGACAACGCCATCAACGGCGACGCGCCGATCGTGGTCATGACGACCGAGGTCCTGCGCAACATGCTCTACGCGGGATCATCCACTCTGGAGGGTCTCTCCTTCGTCGTCATGGACGAGGTGCACTACCTCGCCGACCGCTTCCGCGGCGCCGTCTGGGAAGAAGTGATCATCCACCTCTCCCAGTCGGTCACCCTCGTCTCCCTCAGCGCGACCGTCTCCAACGCGGAGGAGTTCGCCGAGTGGCTCAAGACGGTGCGCGGCAAGACCGAGGTGATCGTCAGCGAGCACCGGCCCGTCCCGCTGTGGCAGCACATGCTCGTCAACAAGCGGATGTTCGACCTCTTCCACGACGCTGACGCCGCCCGTGCTCACGACGTTCACCCGGAGCTGCTGCGTTACACCCGGGAGTCGCTGCGGCGGCTGGAGCTCAGCGGCGGCCTCGACAAGCGCGGCCCGCGCGGGCGGGGACGCCGCAACGTCGGCCCGCCGCGCCAGGACATCGTCGAGCGCCTCGACAACGAGGGCCTGCTCCCGGCGATCCTGTTCATCTTCAGCCGGGCCGCCTGCGACGCCGCCGTGCAGCAGTGCCTCCAGGCCGGCCTGCGCCTCACCAGCCCCGACGAGAAGGTCGAGATCCGGGCCCTCGTCGAGCGGCGGATGAGCTCGATCCCGACCGAGGACCTGTCGGCGCTGGGCTACTGGGAGTGGCTCGACGGGCTCGAGCGCGGGCTCGCCGCCCACCACGCCGGGCTGCTGCCGATCTTCAAGGAGATCGTCGAGGACCTCTTCGTCCGGGGCCTGGTCAAGGCGGTCTTCGCCACCGAGACGCTGGCACTCGGCATCAACATGCCCGCCCGCTGCGTCGTGCTGGAGCGCCTGGTCAAGTTCAACGGCGAGGCGCACGTCGACCTGACCCCGGGGGAGTACACGCAGCTCACCGGCCGCGCCGGCCGCCGGGGCATCGACGTGGAGGGCCACGCGGTCGTCGTCTGGACGCCCGAGGTCGACCCCCGCCACGTCGCCGGTCTCGCCTCCACCCGCACCTACCCGCTGCGCTCCAGCTTCCGGCCGTCCTACAACATGGCGGTCAACCTCGTCGGGTCCGTCGGCGCCGACCGCGCTCGCGACCTGCTCGAATCGTCGTTCGCGCAGTTCCAGGCCGATGCCTCGGTCGTCGGCGTCGCCCGCCAGGTGCAGAAGAGCCTGGAGACGCAGGCGGCCTACGCCCACGAGGCCTCCTGCCACCTCGGCGACTTCTCGGAGTATTTCGCGCTGCGTGTGGCGATCGGCGACCGGGAGAAGGCGATCACCCGCCAGTCCCAGGCGAGCCGCCGCGACCAGGTGGCGATCTCGCTCAGCGCGCTCAAGGTGGGCGACGTGATCCGGGTTCCCGCCGGTCGGCACGGGGGCCTCGCGATCGTGCTGGAGGCGGGCACCGCCGGATTCGGCGAGCCCCGGCCGCTGCTGCTCACCGAGGACCGCTGGGCCGGGCGCCTCGCCGCGGGGGAGTTCCCGCACCCGGTGGAGGTGCTCGAACGCGTACGCGTGCCGAAGAACTTCAACCACCGCAACCCCGGCGAGCGGCGCGACCTCGCGGCGAGCATGCGCGGCCTCGGGCTGGAGCGCGGCGCGGGCCGCCGGGCCAAGCCCAAGTCCGGCGGCGAGGACCGCGAGCTCACCCGGCTGCGCCACGACATGCGCAAGCACCCCTGCCACCAGTGCCCCGACCGCGAGGACCACGCCCGCTGGGCCGAGCGCGCCCACCGGCTGCTGCGCGAGACCGATGCGCTGCGGGAAAAGGTCGCCAGCCGGACCGGTTCGCTGGCCCGCACCTTCGACCGGATCTGCTCGATCCTCGCCGACCGGGGCTACCTCGCCGCCGACGGCACCGTCACCGCGGCGGGCAAGATGCTCGCCCGGATCTGGACCGAGGCGGACCTGCTCGTCGCCGAGTGCCTGCGCGACGGCGTCTTCGAGGGTCTGCCCCCGGCGGAGCTCGCCGCGGTCGTCTCCACCGTGCTCTACGAGGCGCGGCGCGAGACCGACGAGCGGATCGGGCTGCCCCGGGGACCGGTGACCACGGCGGTCGAGGAGATCCTGGCCCGGCACCGCAACATCGCCGAGGACGAGCTGGAGCGGGGACTCGACGCGACCCGCGAGCCCGACCTGGGCTTCGTCTGGCCGATCTACCGCTGGGCGCGCGGCGAGACGCTGGCGAAGGTGCTGGCGAGCGGCACGATGGACGGCGAGATGCCGGCCGGTGACTTCGTCCGCTGGGCCCGTCAGGTCGTCGACCTGCTCGGGCAGCTCGCCGAGGCGTCCGGGGTGTCGGCGGAGGTGCGGGGGTCGGCCCGGCAGGCGATCGCGCTGGTCAACCGGGGAGTGCTCGCCTACACCGCGATGGCCTGA
- a CDS encoding DUF1801 domain-containing protein, which translates to MSDDVLGHIESLRTKAGQEWQADVAVALRQAVHLAIPDVRERLQYGKPHFLKGQKYAAVISASKAALSFTIFNAAELATPGDGFFEPGPAERKTIKIKEGQQPDYALLTTLVREAAAGL; encoded by the coding sequence ATGAGCGACGACGTGCTGGGGCACATCGAGAGCCTGCGCACCAAAGCCGGCCAGGAGTGGCAGGCGGATGTCGCCGTGGCGTTGCGGCAGGCCGTCCACCTGGCGATCCCGGATGTACGGGAGCGGCTGCAGTACGGCAAGCCGCACTTCCTGAAGGGCCAGAAGTACGCGGCGGTCATCTCCGCGTCGAAGGCCGCCCTGTCGTTCACCATCTTCAACGCGGCGGAGCTCGCAACGCCCGGCGACGGATTCTTCGAGCCGGGTCCGGCGGAGCGCAAGACCATCAAGATCAAGGAAGGTCAGCAGCCCGATTACGCGCTGCTGACCACGCTGGTTCGTGAGGCCGCCGCCGGACTCTGA
- a CDS encoding LacI family DNA-binding transcriptional regulator, translating into MARQPTMGDIARRAGVSRVAVSYALNGRPGVSEELRQRILRISQEINFSANGPAQALHGGGVHAIGLTMRRPATAFAIEVFRRELISGVQMELSARGFGLALQFVADLDDELAVYRRWNGERRVGGVLICDLGTDDPRVPVLEELGLPAVVVGGPTGVGRLTSIWNDDRAAVTESVGYLVGLGHRRIARVSGPGEMLHTAERTGAFLAACASAGAEGIVVGADYTGEAGATATRRLLSSARRPTAIAYDNDVMAVAGLGVAMEMGVGVPAELSIVAWEDSPVCQVVRPALTVLHRDIPAFGAHAARLLLAVIEGAEPRSVQDHTAQLVVRASTAPPA; encoded by the coding sequence ATGGCGCGTCAACCCACGATGGGGGATATCGCGCGCCGTGCCGGGGTTTCCCGGGTCGCCGTCTCCTACGCGCTCAACGGCCGTCCCGGTGTCTCCGAGGAGCTGCGCCAGCGCATCCTGCGGATCTCGCAAGAGATCAACTTCAGCGCCAACGGACCGGCCCAGGCGCTGCACGGCGGCGGCGTGCACGCGATCGGGCTCACCATGCGGCGCCCCGCCACGGCGTTCGCCATCGAGGTCTTCCGCCGCGAGCTCATCAGCGGCGTGCAGATGGAGCTCTCGGCGCGCGGCTTCGGCCTCGCCCTGCAGTTCGTCGCCGACCTCGACGACGAGCTCGCCGTCTATCGCCGGTGGAACGGCGAGCGCCGGGTCGGTGGCGTACTCATCTGCGATCTCGGCACCGACGACCCGCGGGTGCCGGTGCTGGAGGAGCTCGGCCTGCCTGCGGTCGTCGTCGGCGGCCCGACCGGTGTGGGGCGCCTGACCAGCATCTGGAACGACGATCGGGCGGCGGTGACCGAGTCCGTCGGCTACCTGGTCGGGCTGGGGCACCGGCGGATCGCCCGGGTCAGCGGGCCGGGCGAGATGCTGCACACCGCCGAGCGGACCGGGGCGTTCCTCGCCGCCTGCGCGAGCGCGGGTGCCGAGGGGATCGTCGTCGGCGCCGACTACACGGGTGAGGCCGGGGCGACGGCGACGCGGCGGCTGCTCAGCTCGGCGCGGCGGCCCACGGCGATCGCCTACGACAACGACGTGATGGCCGTCGCCGGGCTCGGCGTCGCGATGGAGATGGGTGTCGGGGTCCCGGCCGAGCTCTCCATCGTGGCGTGGGAGGACTCGCCGGTCTGCCAGGTCGTGCGGCCGGCGCTGACGGTGCTCCACCGCGACATCCCGGCCTTCGGCGCGCACGCGGCGCGGCTGCTGCTCGCGGTCATCGAGGGTGCGGAGCCGCGGAGCGTCCAGGACCACACCGCCCAGCTCGTCGTCCGGGCGAGTACGGCGCCACCGGCCTGA
- a CDS encoding bile acid:sodium symporter family protein, whose protein sequence is MSSGLAIVLFPVALGIVMLGLGLTLTIEDFRRVVTYPRAVLISLACQMVLLPAICLGLVLLADLPPELAVGMMLLAASPGGSTASLYSHLFRGNVALNVTLTAINSVLALFTLPLIVNSSIAGFIGSDTSIGLQFDKVLQVFAIVLIPVAVGMTVRGRFPAFAERIQRTVKIASVVVLVFVLTGAVIGIKDEIAETIGAVGVTVLLFNIASLLIGYAVPRLARVAHRESVASSFEIGLHNATLAITIGLSPTLLNSSEIALPSAIYGTLMFATAAVFGFITARRGRRTSEDLPA, encoded by the coding sequence ATGAGTTCCGGATTGGCGATCGTCCTCTTCCCCGTAGCGCTGGGCATCGTCATGCTCGGCCTCGGCCTCACCCTGACGATCGAGGACTTCCGGCGGGTGGTCACCTATCCCCGCGCCGTCCTCATCTCGCTCGCCTGCCAGATGGTCCTGCTCCCGGCGATCTGCCTGGGGCTCGTCCTGCTCGCGGACCTGCCGCCCGAGCTCGCGGTCGGCATGATGCTGCTCGCCGCCTCGCCCGGCGGCAGCACCGCCAGCCTCTACAGCCACCTCTTCCGCGGCAACGTCGCGCTCAACGTGACCCTCACGGCGATCAACTCCGTCCTCGCGCTCTTCACCCTGCCGCTGATCGTCAACTCCTCGATCGCCGGGTTCATCGGCTCGGACACCTCGATCGGCCTGCAGTTCGACAAGGTGCTCCAGGTCTTCGCGATCGTCCTCATCCCGGTCGCGGTCGGCATGACGGTCCGCGGCCGCTTCCCCGCCTTCGCCGAGCGGATCCAGCGCACGGTCAAGATCGCGTCCGTCGTGGTCCTGGTCTTCGTCCTCACCGGCGCGGTGATCGGGATCAAGGACGAGATCGCCGAGACGATCGGCGCGGTCGGCGTGACGGTCCTGCTCTTCAACATCGCAAGCCTCCTCATCGGGTACGCCGTCCCGCGCCTCGCCCGCGTCGCGCACCGCGAGTCGGTGGCCTCGTCGTTCGAGATCGGACTGCACAACGCGACGCTGGCGATCACCATCGGTCTCAGCCCGACCCTGCTCAACAGCAGCGAGATCGCCCTACCGTCGGCGATCTACGGCACGCTGATGTTCGCCACCGCCGCGGTCTTCGGCTTCATCACGGCCCGCCGCGGTCGGCGTACCTCCGAGGATCTCCCGGCCTGA
- a CDS encoding DUF305 domain-containing protein, with translation MKRLTTIAVLITAVTLSAGCSANGVPESPEQIQRIDPVTAPHNDTDVMFLQMMVSQYGPAAEILTLAQERAVDPQVKTLAAAVAVTQADEAKTMLNWLTAWSLPTAAAAEPSLHAGHGGLPTSGKSEVEALRKAADFDKTFLNLLIGRQHQAVEYARMELTSGAHPGSLDLATRIDQSRTAQIEMMLKLVA, from the coding sequence ATGAAGCGTCTTACCACAATCGCCGTCCTGATCACGGCCGTCACGCTGAGCGCGGGGTGCTCCGCCAACGGCGTTCCCGAGTCGCCGGAGCAGATCCAGCGGATCGACCCGGTGACCGCGCCGCACAACGACACCGACGTGATGTTCCTGCAGATGATGGTCTCGCAGTACGGTCCCGCCGCCGAGATCCTGACACTCGCCCAGGAACGCGCCGTCGACCCGCAGGTCAAGACTCTCGCGGCCGCGGTCGCGGTGACGCAGGCCGACGAGGCGAAGACCATGCTGAACTGGCTGACCGCCTGGTCGCTGCCGACCGCGGCCGCCGCCGAGCCGTCCCTGCACGCCGGTCACGGCGGCCTGCCGACGAGCGGGAAGTCCGAGGTCGAGGCGCTGCGCAAGGCGGCCGACTTCGACAAGACCTTCCTCAACCTGCTGATCGGGCGCCAGCACCAGGCCGTCGAGTACGCCCGTATGGAGCTCACGAGCGGCGCCCACCCCGGTTCGCTGGACCTCGCGACCCGCATCGACCAGTCGCGAACCGCCCAGATCGAGATGATGCTCAAGCTGGTCGCCTAG
- a CDS encoding cupin domain-containing protein, with amino-acid sequence MHLITATTAPRFQLPGVEFTGLASPSRGSGEVCTWRITVEAGLVSDQPHHLDRDEVFMVTSGTLRLSPDGDPLHAGDAAVVPAGEPIQLVNPGAEPATAHVVIQAGFTATMADGTVVGTPPWAV; translated from the coding sequence ATGCACCTCATCACCGCGACCACCGCACCGCGTTTCCAGCTGCCCGGCGTCGAGTTCACCGGGCTCGCCTCACCCAGCCGGGGTTCCGGCGAGGTCTGCACCTGGCGGATCACCGTCGAGGCGGGCCTCGTCTCGGACCAGCCGCACCACCTCGACCGGGACGAGGTCTTCATGGTCACCTCGGGCACCCTGCGGCTCTCCCCCGACGGCGATCCGCTGCACGCGGGGGACGCCGCCGTCGTGCCGGCCGGCGAGCCGATCCAGCTCGTCAACCCGGGGGCCGAGCCCGCCACGGCCCACGTCGTGATCCAGGCGGGCTTCACCGCGACGATGGCGGACGGGACGGTCGTCGGCACTCCACCGTGGGCGGTGTAA
- a CDS encoding MarR family winged helix-turn-helix transcriptional regulator: MDAEAQPIDLGILLGLAYQEFVRELRVAHEEAGFTDVGRSDGVVFRAIAGRPMTVSDLAVRLQITKQGAAQIIEEMEARGYVERHPDPSDGRARLVHLAERGRAALASARAFHRSYEERLAAAHGKAAVATLRGLLAEIAGAEQTVDPRLRALYL, from the coding sequence ATGGACGCCGAAGCGCAACCGATCGATCTGGGGATCCTGCTGGGCCTCGCCTATCAGGAGTTCGTCCGCGAGCTGCGGGTCGCGCACGAGGAGGCCGGATTCACCGACGTGGGCAGGTCGGACGGTGTCGTCTTCCGGGCGATCGCCGGGCGGCCGATGACCGTCAGCGACCTCGCCGTCCGCCTGCAGATCACGAAGCAGGGTGCGGCGCAGATCATCGAGGAGATGGAGGCCCGGGGGTACGTCGAGCGCCACCCCGACCCGTCGGACGGCCGGGCCCGCCTCGTCCACCTCGCCGAACGGGGGCGGGCGGCACTCGCCAGCGCCCGCGCGTTCCACCGGTCCTATGAGGAGCGTCTCGCTGCCGCCCATGGCAAGGCCGCTGTCGCCACGCTGCGCGGGCTGCTCGCGGAGATCGCCGGCGCCGAGCAGACCGTCGACCCCCGCCTGCGCGCCCTCTACCTCTAG
- a CDS encoding class I SAM-dependent DNA methyltransferase: MTDPTAAGYDAVAARYAAEIGDELPGKPVDRAFLTILAESAGLGVVADVGCGPGHITSYLHRLGVDAVGVDLSPGMVAVARQRHPSIEFTVGSLLSLPVADGGWAGAVCAYSIIHLAEEQRPVAFAELARALAPGGWLLLSFHVSDADHAAGEVQRLASWWGHDVALDFHYLDPDRVAAEVAAAGFEVKVSAVREPWPNEHASRRAHLLAQRRS, encoded by the coding sequence ATGACGGACCCCACAGCCGCCGGCTACGACGCGGTGGCGGCGCGGTACGCCGCCGAGATCGGTGACGAGCTGCCCGGCAAGCCCGTCGACCGGGCATTCCTCACCATCCTCGCCGAGTCGGCCGGGCTCGGCGTCGTCGCCGATGTCGGCTGCGGACCCGGGCACATCACCTCCTACCTGCACCGGCTCGGTGTCGACGCGGTCGGGGTCGACCTCTCCCCGGGCATGGTCGCGGTGGCGCGGCAGCGTCACCCGTCGATCGAATTCACGGTCGGATCGCTGCTGAGCCTGCCGGTGGCCGACGGCGGCTGGGCGGGTGCGGTCTGCGCCTACTCGATCATCCACCTCGCCGAGGAGCAGCGGCCGGTCGCCTTCGCCGAGCTGGCCCGCGCGCTGGCGCCGGGAGGCTGGCTGCTGCTCTCCTTCCACGTCAGCGACGCCGACCACGCGGCGGGCGAGGTGCAGCGGCTGGCGAGCTGGTGGGGACATGACGTCGCCCTGGACTTCCACTACCTGGACCCGGACCGGGTCGCCGCCGAGGTGGCGGCCGCCGGGTTCGAGGTCAAGGTCTCGGCGGTACGCGAGCCGTGGCCGAACGAGCACGCATCCCGCCGCGCCCACCTCCTGGCCCAGCGGCGGTCATAG